A stretch of the Spartobacteria bacterium genome encodes the following:
- a CDS encoding radical SAM protein gives MHLFAKFICFRPPKSIKAALMQLHFIFPRWKKILDDCPELLETLSGQQVGSFRMAGLGIPTAAAAVPVCHDVSLTDEHMEPIDYQVQADLICIGYFTPQATNANAIADRFRSMGRTVVAGGIHPSMIPEDALEHFDAVMVGPAEGVWESLLEDFQRGRLKRLYRGDPQACFAPPRRDLFGSSGYLRAGIVQTARGCDKGCPFCVIPQYIGKNIAFKPVDEVIADIQRMSFACFYFSDENLLFNDAKNRAYRTELLERMKAERIRKIFFLAAYPFMVNSFSEDDIRLLAEAGCRQVYLVLGLAAPLCKETTDERLVQSMLRFRDAGIETMAAYTLGHEDDPPEGIEPSIARFTARAHVNLGEFTIWTPYPGTPDFNKLASEQRILTREWARYNGANVVFQPRHETPAHLYDRFIRMWREFYENIDTFGINQRYAKAFSSEIFDHE, from the coding sequence ATGCACCTTTTTGCGAAATTCATTTGTTTTCGACCTCCTAAATCTATAAAAGCGGCACTTATGCAATTACATTTTATATTTCCCCGATGGAAGAAGATTTTAGATGACTGTCCGGAGCTGCTGGAGACCCTTTCCGGGCAGCAGGTGGGCTCTTTTCGCATGGCAGGGCTCGGTATTCCCACAGCGGCAGCGGCGGTGCCAGTTTGCCATGACGTCAGTCTGACCGACGAACATATGGAACCCATCGATTATCAGGTGCAGGCAGATCTGATCTGCATCGGTTATTTTACGCCGCAGGCCACCAACGCCAACGCCATTGCTGATCGGTTTCGCTCCATGGGGCGTACGGTTGTTGCAGGCGGGATTCATCCTTCCATGATACCTGAAGATGCGTTGGAGCATTTCGATGCCGTGATGGTCGGGCCTGCGGAGGGCGTCTGGGAATCGTTGCTGGAAGATTTTCAGCGGGGGAGGTTGAAGCGGCTGTATCGTGGTGATCCGCAAGCCTGTTTTGCCCCGCCGCGCCGCGATTTGTTTGGCTCATCGGGGTATTTGCGTGCGGGTATTGTGCAAACAGCGCGAGGATGTGACAAGGGATGTCCTTTTTGTGTTATTCCGCAGTACATAGGCAAAAATATCGCCTTCAAACCAGTGGATGAGGTCATCGCTGATATTCAGCGGATGTCTTTTGCCTGTTTTTATTTTTCGGATGAAAATCTGCTGTTCAACGATGCTAAAAATCGCGCTTATCGCACGGAACTGTTGGAACGGATGAAAGCGGAGCGTATCCGTAAAATTTTCTTTTTAGCGGCGTATCCCTTTATGGTGAATTCTTTTAGTGAGGATGATATTCGACTGCTGGCTGAGGCGGGATGTCGGCAGGTGTATCTGGTACTGGGTTTAGCGGCACCGCTCTGCAAAGAAACCACAGACGAAAGACTGGTTCAGTCCATGCTGCGATTTCGGGATGCCGGTATCGAGACCATGGCCGCCTATACGTTGGGACACGAAGATGATCCGCCTGAAGGGATTGAACCATCTATTGCCCGTTTTACCGCCCGAGCCCACGTCAACTTAGGGGAGTTTACCATTTGGACACCCTATCCCGGGACACCGGATTTCAATAAATTAGCCAGTGAACAGCGTATATTAACAAGAGAATGGGCCCGTTATAACGGGGCGAATGTTGTTTTTCAGCCGCGTCACGAAACACCGGCACATTTGTACGACCGGTTTATACGTATGTGGCGTGAGTTTTATGAAAACATTGATACCTTCGGGATCAATCAACGCTATGCCAAAGCATTTAGTTCGGAGATATTTGACCATGAATAA
- a CDS encoding radical SAM protein: MNNPLRSPEKVYGLHFSQDEIREAVENNRLLTLDLETSRMCNLKCLYCYSEAGQKLENELTLDEIKDVADQAVALGVKVITIIGGGEPMIVPYILDMIDYLSQLPVKINLFTNATLLTPFKARFLAERHVSVVTKFNSLKAEVQDELAGVPGSFEKIQAGIQFLLDAGYASSPDLPLGVETVICKQNVNEIESMWRYARDRGYHPYFEVITFQGRAKKNLLNVESDVLEGLFKRLLHIDETEYGFTWVARPPIAGLTCARHYYNLLVTSRGYVHPCTGVDINVGNVRHESLADMLATSPVIASLRHIDEHIKGKCADCIHHPECYGCRGFAYHFCGDFLAADPTCWIDASKKA, from the coding sequence ATGAATAACCCGTTGCGTTCGCCTGAAAAGGTGTATGGACTGCATTTTTCACAAGATGAGATACGCGAGGCTGTGGAGAATAACCGCTTGCTCACCTTGGATTTAGAAACCAGTAGAATGTGCAATTTAAAATGTTTATACTGCTATTCCGAAGCGGGACAGAAACTGGAAAACGAGTTGACGCTCGATGAAATAAAAGATGTGGCCGATCAAGCCGTGGCACTGGGCGTGAAGGTCATTACGATCATTGGCGGCGGCGAACCGATGATCGTCCCTTACATATTAGATATGATTGATTATCTAAGCCAGCTGCCGGTGAAGATCAATCTATTCACCAATGCTACCCTGCTCACGCCGTTTAAGGCTCGGTTTCTAGCCGAACGTCATGTGTCGGTGGTGACTAAATTCAACAGTTTAAAAGCCGAAGTCCAGGATGAACTGGCCGGAGTTCCCGGGAGTTTTGAAAAAATTCAGGCGGGTATTCAATTTTTGCTTGATGCAGGGTATGCGTCATCGCCGGATCTGCCTCTGGGGGTGGAGACAGTGATTTGTAAACAGAATGTGAATGAAATCGAATCCATGTGGCGCTATGCACGAGATAGAGGGTACCATCCCTACTTCGAGGTGATTACTTTTCAGGGACGTGCCAAAAAGAACTTGCTCAATGTCGAATCGGATGTGCTGGAGGGACTGTTCAAGCGCTTGCTGCACATCGATGAAACGGAGTACGGATTTACATGGGTTGCCCGTCCGCCTATTGCAGGGTTAACTTGTGCGAGGCATTACTATAATCTACTTGTTACATCCCGCGGGTATGTACATCCCTGCACCGGCGTAGATATCAATGTGGGCAATGTCCGTCATGAATCACTGGCAGATATGTTGGCGACGTCACCGGTGATTGCCTCACTCCGTCATATCGATGAGCACATCAAGGGGAAGTGCGCGGACTGCATCCATCATCCTGAATGCTATGGATGTCGTGGTTTCGCCTATCATTTTTGCGGCGATTTTCTCGCGGCGGATCCCACCTGCTGGATCGATGCATCCAAGAAGGCCTGA
- a CDS encoding outer membrane lipoprotein carrier protein LolA encodes MKIKPFLYFLLGALMSLVSSSVVNAQSTPLLDTLFALRDQQQALSLPFEHRLHSVLFQKPQTRCGVFYFDGDATVIMHYTTPTDYVFLIRDGSVFHMQSGDNKLKPMNVRNHPMVGGMAKVLRLEPAEIKRMFQVSERSDNETEEILLDLEPRRKAPVSRMILHADAATGDLHQLRLDEVNGDSQVIVFDVPHSDPPDTALFDPAYWIRYYSGEKK; translated from the coding sequence ATGAAGATTAAACCTTTTTTATATTTCTTATTAGGGGCGTTGATGAGTCTGGTATCCTCATCCGTCGTCAATGCACAGTCTACACCACTATTGGATACCCTGTTTGCTCTGCGCGATCAGCAGCAGGCCTTGTCGTTACCTTTTGAACACCGGCTGCACTCTGTTTTATTCCAGAAGCCGCAGACGCGCTGTGGTGTTTTTTACTTTGACGGCGACGCGACCGTGATTATGCATTACACCACGCCGACGGACTATGTGTTTCTGATCCGCGACGGCAGCGTGTTTCATATGCAGTCCGGCGATAATAAACTCAAGCCCATGAACGTACGCAACCATCCCATGGTCGGAGGTATGGCGAAGGTATTGCGACTGGAACCCGCAGAAATTAAACGCATGTTTCAGGTCAGCGAGCGTTCGGACAACGAAACGGAAGAAATCCTTCTTGATTTAGAGCCTCGCCGGAAAGCACCTGTCAGCAGGATGATACTGCATGCCGATGCCGCTACAGGCGACCTGCATCAGTTGCGTCTTGACGAGGTTAACGGCGATAGTCAGGTGATTGTTTTTGACGTGCCACACAGTGATCCACCGGATACTGCGCTGTTTGATCCTGCCTACTGGATCCGATATTATTCAGGAGAAAAGAAATGA
- a CDS encoding B12-binding domain-containing radical SAM protein has product MTRSRRPRILFIFPKWHDRSLWGHFRYKFPALGLLTIAGLTPDTFDIEFIDENCDAISFDADVDIVALSVMTPLAHRAYEIADAFRAKNKKVVMGGIHVSCMPDEALDHADAVIIGEGEAAWLAFLDDYQNGTVKSRYRTDVYSDLQAMPMARRELLHKGHYITTSSIQLTRGCPHNCEYCSVTALFGHKFRSRPLDEFVREYQQLPDRFVFIVDDNIMSNHRAGMELFARLKGTPKWWGSQVPITIGDDEEALKAMAACGCKSLFIGFESLNQDNLNQMGKKFVSIEKNMERIRRIQDHGIGIQGSFIVGCDYDTPAVFDEMHRFIDAARLEAFLISVLTPFPGIRLTQRLEKEGRILSRDWRKYDMNTVVYKPIHFTPDELQDGYYELNKSLYSMRSIVHRSVNFKKNMAIFVPQNMGFRTAWKKVLKVRHAG; this is encoded by the coding sequence ATGACCCGTTCCCGCCGTCCCCGCATCCTATTTATTTTTCCCAAATGGCATGATCGCAGTCTATGGGGACATTTCCGCTACAAGTTTCCAGCCTTGGGACTATTGACCATTGCTGGTTTGACGCCGGATACCTTCGATATCGAATTCATTGATGAAAATTGTGATGCCATATCCTTTGATGCCGACGTAGATATTGTGGCACTTTCCGTCATGACCCCTTTGGCGCATCGCGCGTATGAAATCGCCGATGCCTTTCGCGCTAAAAACAAAAAAGTCGTTATGGGTGGCATTCATGTCAGTTGTATGCCGGATGAAGCACTGGATCACGCAGATGCTGTAATCATTGGCGAAGGAGAAGCGGCCTGGCTGGCTTTTCTGGATGATTATCAGAACGGTACCGTGAAATCACGTTATCGAACGGATGTCTATTCCGATTTACAGGCTATGCCGATGGCTCGTCGCGAGTTGTTGCACAAGGGACATTATATTACGACCAGCTCCATTCAGCTCACACGGGGATGTCCCCATAATTGTGAATATTGTTCTGTCACGGCCTTGTTCGGGCATAAATTCAGATCCCGCCCGCTGGATGAATTTGTCCGTGAATACCAGCAGTTGCCGGATCGATTTGTCTTCATTGTGGATGATAATATCATGTCCAATCATCGCGCCGGAATGGAGTTGTTTGCGCGGCTGAAGGGAACGCCTAAATGGTGGGGCAGTCAGGTTCCTATCACGATCGGGGATGACGAGGAGGCATTGAAAGCCATGGCCGCCTGCGGGTGCAAGTCGTTGTTTATCGGATTTGAATCCCTTAATCAGGACAATCTCAATCAGATGGGCAAAAAATTTGTCAGCATTGAAAAGAACATGGAACGCATTCGGCGGATTCAGGATCATGGAATCGGTATTCAGGGCTCATTCATTGTCGGCTGTGATTACGACACCCCTGCGGTGTTCGATGAGATGCATCGGTTTATTGATGCCGCTCGGCTGGAGGCTTTTTTAATTTCTGTCCTTACGCCGTTTCCCGGGATACGGCTGACGCAGCGTCTGGAAAAAGAAGGTCGCATTTTGAGTCGGGACTGGCGCAAATATGACATGAATACCGTCGTCTATAAGCCTATACATTTTACACCGGATGAATTGCAGGACGGCTATTACGAGCTCAATAAATCATTGTATTCTATGCGATCCATCGTGCATCGCAGTGTGAATTTTAAGAAGAATATGGCGATTTTTGTTCCCCAGAATATGGGTTTTCGTACGGCATGGAAAAAGGTGCTCAAGGTGCGACATGCCGGCTAA
- a CDS encoding radical SAM protein produces the protein MKDILLISLNREQSPFPVFPIGVWVLCSYLIRCGFSVDVADLNLIDGLDALEGEYLARKEYDYVGLSVRNIENLSWPDCISYMPEIMDCVACVKRYVPTEHIVMGGAGYSIFGQTLLDVFGLTHGIAGDGERAMARFCGASGPLPEPDFAFARHTPHEVLQTYYERAGMIGVQTRRGCPLSCDYCTYPHIEGTRFRLRPIASVVDELTYLAETCDIRVFYFVDCLINEPQGYTIELLTALAAMKPSIRWYGFASPKHITPKFTQLCVQSGCGGLEIGAESGSDTILKAMGKNFTAADVLMASQSCQEQHLKYCHYLMLGAADETEDTVHESLSLMQQCEASTVILSVGIRLYPSTPLFDRRPQDRMAATPLQPYFLQPDHISLDEIMRLCQLHGHKKWIYPGLNTGADSSQMLFLRKRGIKGPLWDYL, from the coding sequence ATGAAAGATATTCTTCTCATCAGTCTCAATCGTGAGCAGTCACCTTTTCCGGTTTTTCCCATCGGTGTCTGGGTTTTGTGTTCTTATTTGATTCGATGTGGCTTTTCGGTAGATGTGGCGGACTTGAATTTAATCGATGGCTTGGACGCGCTGGAAGGCGAGTATCTTGCGCGAAAAGAATATGATTATGTGGGGCTTTCGGTGCGGAATATTGAAAATCTTTCATGGCCGGACTGTATCAGTTATATGCCTGAAATAATGGATTGCGTGGCCTGTGTGAAGCGATATGTCCCTACGGAACACATTGTGATGGGCGGTGCCGGCTATTCGATATTTGGTCAGACACTGCTGGATGTTTTTGGGTTGACGCATGGCATTGCCGGTGATGGAGAACGCGCAATGGCTCGATTTTGTGGCGCATCGGGACCTTTGCCTGAACCGGATTTCGCGTTTGCACGCCATACTCCTCACGAAGTACTGCAGACCTATTATGAACGGGCTGGGATGATTGGAGTACAAACACGGCGGGGCTGTCCGTTGTCATGCGATTACTGCACTTATCCGCACATTGAAGGGACGCGTTTTCGATTGCGCCCCATTGCCTCGGTGGTCGATGAATTGACGTATTTGGCTGAAACATGTGATATTCGCGTTTTTTATTTTGTGGATTGCCTCATTAATGAGCCACAAGGCTATACTATAGAATTACTGACTGCATTGGCTGCAATGAAGCCGTCTATACGCTGGTACGGGTTTGCCAGTCCCAAGCATATCACACCCAAATTTACCCAGCTGTGCGTACAGTCGGGGTGCGGCGGATTGGAAATTGGCGCTGAATCGGGCAGCGATACGATTCTAAAAGCGATGGGGAAGAATTTTACGGCGGCCGATGTATTGATGGCCTCACAGTCCTGTCAGGAACAGCACCTTAAATACTGTCATTATCTTATGCTCGGTGCGGCGGATGAAACGGAAGACACGGTGCATGAAAGCCTGTCGCTTATGCAGCAGTGCGAGGCTTCGACGGTTATTTTATCTGTCGGTATTCGGCTGTATCCTTCGACACCGCTCTTTGACAGGCGTCCACAGGATCGGATGGCCGCAACTCCGCTTCAGCCATATTTTTTGCAGCCCGATCATATTAGTTTGGACGAAATTATGAGACTGTGCCAGTTGCACGGACATAAAAAATGGATTTACCCCGGACTGAACACCGGGGCGGATAGTTCTCAAATGTTATTTTTACGTAAACGGGGAATAAAAGGCCCGTTGTGGGATTATTTATGA